The window TTAACATTTAAGTTTGCTGGGAACAATATTTTGTCATGACAATAGCTGTTCAGAAAGAAACTTTGCAACAGTAAAAATTTTCAAGCTCAACAGTTGTATAGATATTCTCAATAAACTAAAGCTTACCTTTAAAATGTGCATTGATGCACCATCATGATTCACTAAAATAGCCTCACTATCTAACTGGTCCAATATCCTTCAAATAATGTAATAGGCTtttctttttccaatatttgtatatgtggGAGAGTGATTACATGAAACAGGCAGAAAGAATGAGTTTTAACTTAAAACACCAATCAACAAATAAACTGTTTCACCCTGACAGTGGGGACTACTTTACTGTTCTGTATACAAGGTAGCACCTTATGCACGTCTTCGACTTGTAGTATAATTGCAGTACACTCAATTGTCATGGCCCCAACTATCACGCTTTCAATTATCAGGGCGCTTTGAACCTTCTTATCaagaaacattaacaataaaacaaaacagttgAAATAAAACTTGTCACAGATTActtcatacaaaaatacaaactttaTAAGAATCATTAggttaaaattaaactgaaaacaaattaaaGCAAGTTTTCAGACATGGCTCTCGCCTGAGTAActttttgcaaaatatataaaataaacattttaattaggAAAAGTTTAACAGGAAAGCTACAATTGGGATTGTTCAAGCAATACTGAGATATTAAATAAGCAGGGAGAAAATTCCTCAAATTCAAGTGACAAAAAATTTAATCTGAATTAACATGTAAGATAATAAATATTCACAGCAATACTTTCAATGAAATCTTTTGGTAGCTGGATAACCACTTGCataattttgccttattttggggGGGTCTGCTACTATGGATTCTCTATCTAGCAGGATATAAAATCCATTAACAGTAGtactgtctttttcttcttgaaatacaAACATCAATATACATACAACAATTTTTGAAGATGAATGTAAATTAAGATTTAACTGTCATTGTCATAAGGCacaatattttcattctcattgcctcaaaatgtaCTTTTTAAAGTAAGCTCTACACCACTGAATGGCTTACTTCAATTAAATCATTTGACATCTGTGCATTAGTGTTAAACATCAATGTTTCCAAGATGAAACTGGAAaagttactgtatatacataaatgaacatcAATCACATCATCCACATCTTACTGAGGTCATCCCTTAAAACTGTgtgacaaacaaaacacacaaataaactaCCATGTTTCTCAGATATAAAGCCTTAAAAGTGGCATTTCTAACAACATCAGGCAGCaggttccataaaaaaaaactgtaaaagaagAGCAGACTTATGAAGCTGTTCAACCTAACTGTTATCTAACCCCAGCAATGTTAATACTGTGACTAACTGTGATGCTCAGAATTCCCTGTACAACTAAACCAACACATGTAAAgcatctacaaaataaaaaattcatcccAAGCCCAACAATCTGCAACACCCAAATACCAAACATAGTAATGTATTAtgaaatttaagattaaaaaactATTCTTAACATTATTGTGATCCTACAATATTCTATCAAATTACAATATTTCCATGAATTCCCTTAAATTAACGGTAATTTATCattacaaataaaactaatatacgACCATTACCTTACCTTCACTTTATCACCATTATCATAACTGAAAACTGATAAAGCCAAACATGAGATTGAAACCATAACAGCTGTCAATATTACCATAAACATAGAAATAcacaagagaaaacagaaaagtaattgcaaacagaaatttattatatcaaAATCCTTAATGAATCAAAAAGTCTGATGAATATTTGAAACCAATCCAGAAAGACACAAATCCACACAGAACagcacaaaaaataaaggaaggaactatcacaaacataaaaataaaacttaacttCATTCACAGTgtgaaacaaataagaaaagcaacacacacaaatattaagaaaaactaattgtaaaacacaatacagtacaTTACACTATTAATCAGCCTACGCTCAAGGTCTGGTTAGTCGCACACTTTTATGattataaacatttattaaacCCTCCCTCTTCTGACTTTTATCTATTCAGTGCTATAATGATCATGTGATACAAAAATCATCCATAAACTTAAAAATTTCAAGCACTGATGACCTTCAGTGTTTAGAAGTTATCAGATATATTGTGTATGAAACACATAGAAAGTAAAACTACTAATGAGTACAGTACAGCATATGCTCTAGACCACTTTAATTGTGCAAtttatagttatgtatgtatatcaaaagTCACCTACACTCCTTTCTGATTTTTACAGATTTGTACTGATCCCAAAACAAAACCAGTTACAACCTATTCACGTAAAGTACCTTACACTTTCAGTTCTGAGGGATCCCTTTAGAAGAATATATCTGAACGATTTCAGAAATctgtattattagtattagtgttCATTTTATTACTGGTATTACCCCTCACTTGGCAAGGCTTTCTGattttgctttcctttccttctctttggTTTCTTCTCACCTTGGAgtgaaacttttaattttctcttaatccCATTCCCACCCTTCAATCCCATTCTGGTAAAACCATTTGATTATCACAATTCATAAACCAAACCTTCAGGCCCACCAAGAGTGAAGATGTGGCTCTATGGTCTAGTTGAGCTAATttgaaacaatattaaaatatgagAGGAACGCCATAATAAAGGGACATCAGTCCTACCAGTAAGTACTTGTATTAGCCTTGCATAACACACCTTGCATGGCACAGTTAACAGTACTgagggttctttgcaacgtctcttCTTATGCTACGGTTGCATTGCTTTCTGTCTTTTGCCATTTGACTGCCAGCTTTGGTCTCTTCCTACCTATCTTCgaaaaatttaaaagcattttacTAATTGTCTGTTCACTTTGGTCTCTTTCTACCTAAGTGTACAAATTCTttgactttaaaataaaacttttgtggaAGTCTACAAATGTGACTTGACAGTCTCACTGAACtactataaaaaaacaattaaaaagtacTATACTTGTATTTCAGTACTCATCACTAACATAACCATAAAATACTTTGTCAGTGACACGTCagtatttttcaagtaatagctTCACATAAATGTACAACTTCAAGTAACTAGATTTAAATATTCTGTGGCATCCGTATGAGTTAATGGAACACTATGTTATTTTCTACAAAACAACAACCAACATTTTTTGTCTTTCCACATTCTACTTTACTACTGCATTCCAAATTGAGCATTCAAAGCTATCAAACCTAATTTAATAGTTGTAGTAAGGACATCCATTATAGATGTCCTCTCATAAGCTGCAGCACTTTATACCATTTGACATTTCCAGCTAGTTTCATATGATGAGGTTTACCTCATCACAaggtaacactaaaaaaaatactaaaaaaaaagtcataaaaacatcaactcTCAAAAAATCAagcaacaaaaactaaaaaatatactgtacataatttaacATCTGCAGTCATGTTTTAAGAAAATGTCTTCtctcttttggaaaaaaaattcataactaggtcttcagagaagaaaaactgaaaaatccattACATAATGAGAGAAGACCCTAAAAATTCATAACTAGGTcttaagagaaaaaatacttAGAAATCCAGTACAGACTGAGAAGAGACCCAAGgttccactttaaaaaaaaagagaagaaaatttataGTTCCTCTTTGACAGGAGCTGAAGGGGTTTCAGTATCTTCCTTTTCAATTGGTACTTGTGGGGAAATATCTTTTTCAACAGTTTCTTCCATGTGTTCAACTACCTCTGATGGTGCTTGTTCTTTGAGCTCTCCCTTCTCTacaattttttcataatcatgatcatcatcatcatcatcatcatcaccttcctTCTCATCTGGTAAATCTTCCTCTTTTTCATCCTCATCTggtatttcttcctctttttcatcatcatcacgtGTTTCGTCCTCTTTTTCAACCTCATCTagtatttcttccttttcagagTCCTGTCCCTTGACTTCCTTCACATCTTCATCCATGatagtatcttcttcttcttttctttcttctacaATCTCCTGAGGTTCCTCTTTAATATCTACTTCTTTCCTTTTGTCAATATCAACTTTCTCCTCACTGGCATCTTCAGACATTTTTACACCTTCTCCATCAACTTCCAAGTTAGGagcttcatcttcttcatcttctgtataagCAACACGTAAGTAACCTAAATAGTTATTGTATGGAGAACCAAAGAAAAGATAATCTCCCACCTGATCTGTTTCTGATATGAAACGTACAATGCCATTGTCTCCTTGAAGAGAGCCTACAATATTTCCTTCAGCATCCAATTCAACCACAACTGCTACATTGGAAGCAATCATTTCTGCAATTGGTTGAAGATGATAAATCTGTAAGGTAAAATCACATgaaagaatactaaaaaaaaaacaataaaacattaaaagcaaaaccatagataataataataaacatcccAAAGGTAAATTAAAATACCATTTTATCACACAATTTTTACAGCTAGAGTATTTAGCATTACAGTAATACAGTAGCTGGAGGAGCCAGTTGCAAATGAGATCCCTATATTATGTAATGATTCTATAGGGAAAGCCTAAGAATCTTCTCAGTTAATTGTCAATGCCCTgacaaaatatgtacaaaatcaaATCTTACCCTAAAAGTTCATGTGTCCAAAAAGCccacataattataaaatactagaacaataaaattaacatctagtaaaaaaaaaaaaaagtctacttgAGAGGAGAATATTAGATCAACCATACTATGCAAtgaaaaggagatgaagaaagaatttttaaTGACTGGAATTATTAAATCCTCTTgcctttctataaaaaaatcttgGCTGCCCTAACAAACAATGGCAAaagataatttcttaaaaaaactaaatattaactCATTAATATTAACATAAGTTCTTCATCTGCCTATATGAGTATTCCAAAtgtggaataaatgaaaatgaaacatgctactttccccctcccccaaaaaatacACATGCAAGAAACAGATATGAAGAAGAAACTTAATACTAAAAACTTACCTTATAAGATGCATTTTCAGTAAATTGATTTGGATATACTTTGGAAATGGTATCAAAGAGAAACTTGGGTATTCCCACAAGGCGTAAAAGTAATTTCCGTACAAGAGGAAACCTTGCCAATATGCTTGTAGCATCAACTTTTTTGTTATCAACAGCAACCAAAGACACATAATAGCCACCATCCTTCTTGGCTCTCAGGTTGTCAGGTTTACCAGGTAATCTATCTACAAACACATCAGTCTTTCCAGCATTTGGGCCATTCAGCCAGTGtctgaaataaaacaagatatattaatTCCTATACAACTTACACTCCAGTACAACAAATGGCTCATTTCCAATTCTTCTACAATACACAACTGTGAAGAAGTTttgttaaacacacacacccatatctCAAAACATACAATCATTTTCACACTATACTTTCAACAGACATAGCCAGGTCGTGTTACAAGTTTGTGGCAAATACTTCATTAGCAATAGGCACTCACATAGGAATTAAATGTGCTACAGCAGAACAAAAATCACTCCTATTCATGCGCAGCAATGGCAATGAATTGCCAATATGTGGTATGGA of the Macrobrachium rosenbergii isolate ZJJX-2024 chromosome 16, ASM4041242v1, whole genome shotgun sequence genome contains:
- the LOC136847111 gene encoding adipocyte plasma membrane-associated protein Hemomucin-like, with amino-acid sequence MGILRSIGRVVVDITVLLLVLVLLPGLPPDVKFSYYETDETLPFEGPLAKNDLLNDAGRILDGKINGPESVASRDRYELFTSLHNGKILRVWGKNFDHFQTVATIGPGCDGPWQESICGRPLGLRFAPDGKLIVADAYLGLFALDVETGKKESLFDVTQEIDGAVPKIPDDLDIDEDGNIYWSDASSVVDLSDGVVEMLSDPSGRLIKFDSKTKTNSVLVKNVHFANGVQLSPDRDFVLFCETFRSRVLRHWLNGPNAGKTDVFVDRLPGKPDNLRAKKDGGYYVSLVAVDNKKVDATSILARFPLVRKLLLRLVGIPKFLFDTISKVYPNQFTENASYKIYHLQPIAEMIASNVAVVVELDAEGNIVGSLQGDNGIVRFISETDQVGDYLFFGSPYNNYLGYLRVAYTEDEEDEAPNLEVDGEGVKMSEDASEEKVDIDKRKEVDIKEEPQEIVEERKEEEDTIMDEDVKEVKGQDSEKEEILDEVEKEDETRDDDEKEEEIPDEDEKEEDLPDEKEGDDDDDDDDHDYEKIVEKGELKEQAPSEVVEHMEETVEKDISPQVPIEKEDTETPSAPVKEEL